From Plasmodium yoelii strain 17X genome assembly, chromosome: 11, a single genomic window includes:
- a CDS encoding MORN repeat protein, putative — translation MGNNDLLKIQNSHSYDLMYWKDFFSKNIKENDINSYVKIKDNNIIELKNVKINNKYIFNGLIKLDNYSCPCFYEKFQICNNSEIFIGYFKCRHIKGYGEIISNDYTYKGYISNFNKSQRGSYLFFLLNDNNDKNRKIIKCDGYKNMSLIYSGMWKNDKRYGRGTLKLSFTKKNNIDYALKEDGNKIIYTGWWKNDKRYFYGIQNYINNNCIYLGFWKKNKKWKYGKIIWYYNRKKNITCENQKKKKKKIQNVYIGEWKNDSLNGLGTYFWFKKKHNNNKKKNNNDKKKNNNDKKNNIITHKNANYDKYIGYWKKGKKNGYGIFYYNCGNKYIGMWKNNKKEGLGYMININGSVYKCNFKNNVIISEVQINPEYQINNVYTNSICKLINFFFFETYFNISNKQIQLLYKIIYTNFDFLVDIYERHKKIQINKISKISKINENKITKAQTNANITLGQDKNNFTLINLWEIFYKCNIFNSNFNLSALNKLVIDHTTICEENELFNILKENRPKNDIELFPLDEKKIIKYFFYKSFDILNILHFFPKKSKNKYISLLREHKTYEKETNNLKNKKQTHTIQSCHDPTNDHFNTDASTSTKDLYIDGKKDENCQHNYNSLNGVSDLLISYSTNCKISKKFCGLLKYAIFNKDLYILKGCKELYKIIKFNKKKIKFKQVLKKIYFFLINNKKQYNNNYLYYVLYSLFEASTPLICSFLSMISNKNRKKKIRLLETHNSSMTSIHCDNKSNNKEIKSIRTQKYINNIKFNQINREISEIFQNEDSTEYLKNIIEFTNVHKYNIHDETREISFNCFLSTLVHVSIRLNKFRNITDQFTDIIEILKKNYIKKQNHNYYFGSRKFIKKRKGHSRNDNNNNNNNNNKNNETTEKLLKNNNYIFDLTNKKKATILSLENISSELINILKIYVYYFIFYFLIFESKDSFFSIFNIKLDLSIKLRDVLLFLIQLKLVKKSKKKNTSTGYINLDSYSKISKNNNNKKINIKNKISKILTCSGKNYKNIQKKTLTVQNNDRKNNKELFRHEQKKKKKINLESTRKKDKSNIKKERKKKRTNCKNKSEQNIEIEIKDYPEIGYNQKKNNTLANNKDNKKNLFHKCDNKNGMNVRAKNKNLSNEIFLKKKLNIFSLSYFEILSIFSKILNIKNLHLISESNCDLYFKKIKHAGKRKLHKINKTNMLKMCATRYMRIIQRKRKHIILSLSNSIKKQNNNKICRDKIISVNAEKNEKYSTPIYTKKYGMKIVTLLDKKLSELDKHMDSDFLIIQSEEFKKGKRIKDKDKKKKKKNEKYEKKNKSIYVNDKEKCELNKPDDGMVQKTLIKIKRRHEIKKKIYLLKNNYTNYCKNYMSVIDYYNICLTPYELVLFFLKFVKKVKKKKKIISSYIEVLSIFIFRVLLYNTFIIAKKNN, via the coding sequence atgGGAAATAATGATctattaaaaattcaaaattcaCATTCCTATGATCTAATGTATTGGAAagattttttttccaaaaatataaaagaaaatgatataaattcatatgttaaaataaaagataataatataatagaattaaaaaatgtaaaaattaataataagtatatatttaatgggCTAATAAAACTGGATAATTATAGTTGCCCTtgtttttatgaaaaatttcAAATTTGCAACAATAGTGAAATATTTATAGGATATTTTAAATGTAGACATATAAAAGGATATGGTGAAATTATTTCAAAcgattatacatataaagggtatatatctaattttaataaatctcAAAGAGGATcatatttattctttttattaaatgataataatgataaaaatagaaaaataataaaatgtgatggttataaaaatatgtcttTGATATATAGTGGGATGTGGAAAAATGACAAAAGATATGGGCGTGGAACGTTAAAATTGAGTTtcactaaaaaaaataatatagattaTGCCTTAAAAGAAgatggaaataaaataatatacactGGATGGTGgaaaaatgataaaagaTATTTTTATGGAAtccaaaattatattaataataattgtatatatcttggtttttggaaaaaaaataaaaaatggaaatatggaaaaattatttggtattataatcgaaaaaaaaatataacttgtgaaaatcaaaaaaaaaaaaaaaaaaaaatacaaaatgtgtatatagGTGAATGGAAAAATGATAGTCTTAATGGGCTTGGAACTTATTTTtggtttaaaaaaaaacataacaATAATAAGAAGAAGAACAATAATGATAAGAAGAAGAACAATAATGATAAGAAgaacaatataataacacATAAAAATGCAAATTATGATAAGTATATAGGATATTggaaaaaagggaaaaaaaacGGATATgggatattttattataattgtggcaataaatatataggtatgtggaaaaataataaaaaggaaGGATTAGgatatatgataaatattaatGGAAGTGTCTATAAatgtaattttaaaaataacgTAATTATTTCGGAGGTACAAATAAATCCAGAAtaccaaataaataatgtatatactAATTCGATTTgcaaattaattaatttttttttttttgaaacctattttaatatatcaaataagCAAATACAGTTActttacaaaattatttacacCAACTTTGATTTTTTAGTAGACATTTATGAGAggcataaaaaaatacaaataaacaaaataagcaaaataagcaaaataaatgaaaacaaaataaCAAAAGCCCAAACTAATGCCAACATTACTTTAGGTCAAgataaaaacaattttaccttaataaatttatgggaaatattttataaatgtaatatttttaattcaaattTCAACTTATCAgctttaaataaattagtaATAGATCATACAACTATTtgtgaagaaaatgaattatttaatatcttAAAAGAAAATAGACCCAAAAATGATATAGAATTATTCCCATTAGAcgaaaagaaaattattaaatattttttttataaatctttcgatattttaaatatattacattttttccCTAAAAaatctaaaaataaatatatctctCTTTTAAGAGAGCATAAGACATATGAAAAAGAAACAAACaatcttaaaaataaaaaacagaCTCACACAATACAAAGTTGTCATGATCCCACAAACGACCACTTCAATACAGATGCTAGCACTAGCACTAAAGATTTATATATTGATGggaaaaaagatgaaaattgTCAACATAATTACAATAGTTTAAATGGTGTATCAGATTTATTAATAAGTTATTCTACAAATtgtaaaatatcaaaaaaattttgtggtcttttaaaatatgctatttttaataaagatttatacatattaaaagGTTGTaaagaattatataaaataatcaaatttaataaaaaaaaaataaaatttaaacaagttttaaagaaaatatatttttttttgatcaataataaaaaacagtataataataattacttgtattatgttttatatagtttGTTTGAAGCATCTACACCTTtgatttgttcatttttatctatgataagtaataaaaatagaaaaaaaaaaattcgatTATTAGAAACACATAACAGTAGTATGACTTCTATACACTGTGataataaaagtaataacaaagaaataaaatcaaTCAGAAcccaaaaatatattaacaatataaaatttaatcaAATAAATAGAGAAATATCAGAAATTTTCCAAAATGAAGATTCTactgaatatttaaaaaatataattgaatTTACAAatgtacataaatataatatacacgACGAAACACGAGAaataagttttaattgttttttgtCAACGCTTGTTCATGTATCTATAcgattaaataaatttagaaatatcACTGATCAATTTACTGACATTATAGAGatcttgaaaaaaaattatataaaaaaacaaaaccaCAACTATTACTTTGGTAGTAGGAAGTTTATTAAGAAAAGAAAGGGCCACTCCCGTAatgataacaataataacaataataacaataataagaATAATGAAACGACAgaaaaattattgaaaaataataattacatATTCGATTTAACAAACAAAAAGAAAGCCACAATTTTATCACTGGAAAATATATCAAGTGAATTGATAAACATActaaaaatttatgtatattattttattttttactttttaatatttgaGTCAAAAGATagttttttttccatttttaacATAAAGTTAGATTTGTCCATAAAACTTAGagatgtattattatttttaattcaacTTAAATTAGtgaaaaaatcaaaaaaaaaaaacacatcaACGGGATATATCAATTTAGACAGTTATTCCAAAATatctaaaaataataataataaaaaaattaacataaaaaataaaataagtaaaatTCTGACTTGTTCAggtaaaaattataaaaatattcaaaaaaaaacattaacaGTACAGAATAATgatagaaaaaataacaaagaaTTATTTAGacatgaacaaaaaaaaaaaaaaaaaattaatttggAGAGTACCCGAAAAAAGGATAAaagtaatataaaaaaagaacgaaaaaaaaaaagaacaaattgcaaaaataagagtgaacaaaatatagaaattGAAATAAAGGATTATCCTGAAATAGGATacaatcaaaaaaaaaataatacactcgctaataataaagataataaaaaaaatttatttcataaatgtgataataaaaatggcaTGAACGTACGAGCTAAGAATAAGAATTTgtcaaatgaaatatttttaaaaaaaaaattaaatatattttctttgtcatattttgaaattttatcaattttttccAAAATATTGAACATTAAAAACCTACATTTAATAAGTGAGTCAAATTgtgatttatattttaaaaaaataaaacatgcTGGAAAAAGGAAATTgcataaaattaataaaactaATATGTTAAAAATGTGTGCAACCCGATATATGAGAATAATacaaagaaaaagaaaacatATTATACTAAGCTTATCTAATTCTAtcaaaaaacaaaacaacAACAAAATATGTAGAGATAAAATAATTAGTGTGAATgctgaaaaaaatgaaaaatattcaacccctatttatacaaaaaaatatggaatgAAAATTGTTACATTATTAGACAAAAAATTAAGTGAATTAGATAAACATATGGATAGcgattttttaattatacaaTCTGAAGAATTTAAGAAAGGAAAGAGAATAAAAGacaaagataaaaaaaaaaaaaaaaaaaatgaaaaatatgaaaagaaaaataaatcaatttATGTAAATGATAAGGAAAAATGTGAATTGAATAAGCCTGATGATGGAATGGTACAAAAAACACTTATCAAAATTAAAAGACGacatgaaataaaaaaaaaaatatatttattaaaaaataattatacaaattattgtaaaaattatatgagtGTAATTGactattataatatttgtcTTACTCCATATGAgcttgttttattttttttgaagtttgttaaaaaagttaaaaaaaaaaaaaaaattatatcctCATACATCGAAGTAttatctatttttatattccgTGTTTTGTTGtataatacatttattatagcaaaaaaaaataattaa
- a CDS encoding aspartate--tRNA ligase, putative: MKFPICRKHNILKRGICFFLYIFYYLNILNFENIIISCYNVKNRTEFYKNKNKNTKKCVSLFIDNTKNVATNIRKRNAFNLLNYAKEKRTKRKTELNFFSKNKECYDKYTKTPLINKHSKKIYFFTFKKNKFNSQNVNFQNYRSQFWKRKESRQDMSELENENIKDYFPNSILINLSKVFDFSIFYGTETDRKYYKYDDIIKYIEDTKWGNRFLENIKINNNLSKNYNKRKDNEEIYFDDKPILIRGRVEKKDKQSQRIILYLRQNSGLYIICVYEKNKNISKINNIMSTENEEKDEMYTYIKNIKNETVVDIIGNIKINKKLYKHKIPHIESIYNQKRIEIQIKNIYKISESYYVPPITPNDIPFLRATVLCNNQNYFKMNQIWEHAEKGQDGNKSIYEHINKQAQNEQVVHPNVEDPPENAENDEKNVEKHDEKNVEKNVEKNDEKNVEKHDEKNVEKREIEYSPNDHACLNYRNSINQLIFNLKNLVIKKMRQILEEDKYIEIFTPKLTRIDKPPKNENNSPNQTDDSNYNVQTEMNNNINKIKQNYDKTNFTELNGSEGGSNCFKIENENIILAQSSQFYKQMIINYDYEKIFEINYSYRNEKFHSTKHLNEFLSLDIEQVIYNNHYEVIIYIYNFLKKIINYVNTNFIQEIRLINLIYGKKNLHTSFEPTTIISDNPVVLTFCEAQNILKNYYYIKNDIKFCNNCKKYLQNEYIYDKQYKMCVKILNENEKKKLKKNIIFENFNKNEQLHNIYYNNKIANNYKIDIKNCEDNNVNNISSPNNVNHDLFSQTVYLFLNKINKNEIYNDILQFYNNTYDKIISTCKTYQTNTFDKKFTSSSFFSHVKSNTIPNMMEICQCMPETNHNIPDQNNDNLFDLNENVFISEPNEYSYFSGLNKFLEKNINKKISVKEKKKIKKLKNLYIYQKDFTNDELNYLYLFIKYNFNTDIFIIDQYPLHLRPFYSLSNIYDIRFTNSFDLIYKGTEIISGSQRINNLPLLLLRILKGKINNNKNKDNEIDISSYLQKNKTNFNLSNYIDDLQKLINKNSTLYKYVNSFAYSSNPHGGMALGLDRFFMLLLNLANIKKSTYS; the protein is encoded by the coding sequence atgaaatttccTATTTGCAGGAAACACAATATACTGAAAAGAGGCATTTGTTTTTtcctttatattttctactatttaaatatattaaattttgaaaatattattataagttgttataatgtaaaaaatcgaacagaattttataaaaataaaaataaaaatacaaaaaaatgtgtGAGCTTATTTAttgataatacaaaaaatgtagCAACTAATATAAGGAAAAGGAATGCCTTTAATTTGTTAAATTAtgcaaaagaaaaaagaacaaaaagaaaaacagaattaaatttttttagcaAAAATAAAGAGtgttatgataaatataccAAAACTCCCCTGATTAATAAGCATTCAAAAAAGATATACTTTTTTacattcaaaaaaaataagttcAATTCTCAAAATGtcaattttcaaaattatcgTTCTCAATTTTGGAAAAGAAAGGAAAGCCGCCAAGATATGTCTGAattagaaaatgaaaatataaaagactATTTTCCTAATTCTATTCtaataaatttatcaaaAGTGTTtgatttttctattttttatgGAACTGAAACAGATAGGAAATATTACAAATATGatgatataattaaatatatagagGATACTAAATGGGGTAATAGATTtcttgaaaatataaaaataaataataatttaagtaaaaattataataaaagaaaagataatgaagaaatttattttgatgATAAACCAATATTAATTAGAGGACgtgtagaaaaaaaagataaacaATCACAacgaattattttatatttaagaCAAAATAGTggattatatattatttgtgtatatgaaaaaaataaaaatatttccaaaattaataatataatgtctactgaaaatgaagaaaaagatgaaatgtatacatatattaaaaatataaaaaatgaaactgTTGTAGATATTataggaaatataaaaattaacaaaaaattatataagcATAAAATACCACATATtgaaagtatatataatcaaaagAGAATagaaatacaaataaaaaatatttataaaatttcaGAATCTTATTATGTTCCCCCTATAACTCCTAATGATATCCCTTTTCTTAGAGCAACTGTTTTATGCaataatcaaaattatttCAAAATGAATCAAATTTGGGAACATGCTGAAAAAGGCCAAGATGGAAACAAAAGTATTTAcgaacatataaataaacaagCTCAAAATGAGCAAGTAGTGCATCCAAATGTAGAGGACCCCCCTGAGAATgctgaaaatgatgaaaaaaatgtggaaaaacatgatgaaaaaaatgtggaaaaaaatgtggaaaaaaatgatgaaaaaaatgtggaaaaacatgatgaaaaaaatgtggaAAAACGCGAAATCGAATATTCCCCAAATGACCATGCTTGCTTAAATTATAGAAATTCGATAAATCaacttatttttaatttaaaaaatttagtaataaaaaaaatgagacaAATTTTGGAAGAAgacaaatatatagaaatattCACTCCTAAATTAACAAGAATAGACAAACCGCCAAAAAACGAAAATAATTCTCCTAACCAAACTGATGATTCAAATTACAATGTACAAACAGAAATgaacaataatataaataaaattaaacaaaattatgataaaacaaattttaCAGAATTAAATGGATCAGAAGGAGGATCAAATTGTTTCAAaattgaaaatgaaaatataatacttgCTCAAAGTTCacaattttataaacaaatgaTAATTAATTatgattatgaaaaaatctttgaaataaattattcatatagaaatgaaaaatttcATAGTACCAAACatttaaatgaatttttatcattagaTATTGAACaagttatatataataatcattatgaagtaataatatatatttataattttttaaaaaagattattaattatgttaatacaaattttattcaAGAAATTAGGTTAATTAACTTAatttatggaaaaaaaaatttacacaCATCATTTGAGCCTACTACAATTATTAGTGACAATCCTGTAGTTTTAACATTTTGTGAAgctcaaaatatattaaaaaattattattatataaaaaatgatataaaattttgtaataattgtaaaaaatatttacaaaatgaatatatttatgataaacaatataaaatgtgtgtaaaaatattaaatgaaaatgaaaaaaaaaaattaaaaaaaaatataatttttgagaattttaataaaaatgaacaattacataatatttattataataataaaattgcaaataattataaaattgatataaaaaattgtgaagataataatgtaaataatatttcatcaCCTAATAATGTAAATCATGATTTATTTTCACAAAcagtttatttatttttgaacaAAATTAACAAGAACGAAATTTATAATGATATTCtccaattttataataatacatatgacaaaataatatcTACATGTAAAACATACCAAACTAATacttttgataaaaaatttacatcATCTTCTTTCTTTAGTCATGTAAAATCAAATACAATTCCAAATATGATGGAAATATGTCAGTGTATGCCAGAAACTAATCATAATATTCCTGatcaaaataatgataaccTATTCGATTTAAACgaaaatgtttttattaGTGAACCCAATGAATATTCCTATTTTAGTggattaaataaatttttagaaaaaaatataaataaaaaaataagtgtaaaagaaaaaaaaaaaataaaaaaattaaaaaatttatatatttatcaaaaagATTTTACAAATGATGAacttaattatttatatttatttataaaatataattttaatacagatatatttattatagaTCAATATCCATTACACCTTAGACCATTTTATAGTTTAAgcaatatatatgatataagATTTACAAATAGTTTTGATTTGATATATAAAGGAACTGAAATTATATCAGGTAGCCaaagaataaataatttgCCACTTTTATTGCTTCGTAtattaaaaggaaaaataaataacaacaAAAATAAGGATAACGAAATAGACATATCAtcatatttacaaaaaaataaaacgaattttaatttatcaaattatattgatgatttacaaaaattaataaataaaaattcaacattatataaatatgttaattcATTTGCTTATTCTTCTAATCCACATGGGGGAATGGCTTTAGGTTTGGATCGTTTTTTTATGTTACTACTAAATTTGGcgaatataaaaaagtcaacttattcttaa
- a CDS encoding ribose-5-phosphate isomerase, putative codes for MDSLKKIVAYKAVDEYVQSNMTIGLGTGSTVFYVIERIDALMKSGKIKNLICVPTSIDTEIKAKSLGIPLTSLTKNLKIDIAIDGADEIDSDLNLIKGRGGALVREKLVAGNASCFIIIVDESKMCEDGLGTTGAVPIEILSFGYEIIIENLLKISALKNCIYRLREKNGEIFITDNNNYIVDFFFDNPIENLAQTCEQIKMTTGVIDHGIFVNMASIALISKINGTILTLKKNKGIN; via the exons atggacagtctaaaaaaaatagtg GCATATAAAGCAGTTGATGAATATGTCCAATCTAATATGACAATTGGACTTGGAACAGGATCCACtgttttttatgttattGAAAGAATTGATGCATTAATGAAAAgtgggaaaataaaaaatctaATATGTGTTCCAACTAGTATAGATACAGAAATTAAG GCAAAAAGCTTAGGAATTCCTTTGACAAGCttaacaaaaaatttaaaaattgatATTGCAATAGATGGAGCTGATGAAATAGACTCCGacttaaatttaataaaaggACGGGGGGGTGCACTAGTTCGTGAAAAGCTAGTTGCAGGAAATGCCTCATGCTTTATAATA ATTGTTGATGAATCGAAAATGTGCGAAGATGGGCTAGGGACAACAGGAGCTGTTCCAATCGAAATTCTATCTTTTGGttatgaaataataattgaAAATTTACTAAAAATATCAGCtcttaaaaattgtatatatagattaagagaaaaaaatggagaaatttttataactgataataataattatattgttgattttttttttgataatccGATTGAAAACTTGGCACAAACTTGTGAACAAATTAAAAtg acaACGGGAGTAATAGATCATGGAATTTTTGTTAACATGGCGAGTATCGCTTTAATAAGCAAAATAAATGGAACAATTTTgacactaaaaaaaaataaaggaataaattaa
- a CDS encoding inositol polyphosphate multikinase, putative, with product MGKRDELTSGQLQKEGTTYLSNLPNYKNDENDEKNYEKNYEKNDGKIYNYIKKNVPSSMLNCVKNNQDNLINLYSDIHTNDKNKNLNFETTKYDNLFIDMSNGNHNDNHSSNSSEELECGNKHDMLHDDIKEESRDDKLCSYEKKNEQNSESDWDSYLNDGSNIVTSSDIISSIESNVETLTNSLGVYIDVLNYDNEDNNITEIHTNSKEIIKGKMSMSYDSENMYVNNNIKEYESISIINNIENGFNIYPNEDENNNNNSSSSNNNNSSSNNNNNSSSNNNNNNKILYNLAGFKLTGTSIMLTDKNEKYIYKIIPFFKNGESKFYMNTVRSYNKVYGNFLNEKTQFANDINYAFYINLLEKSNERMGENIFMDIQDTNEIPTINSEQNINTINFYGESKKIKIKNDTTKCRSDRIEEGHSCLRKLGAPYLNGEQCERCENCERCEKCERCEKCERCEKCENFERCDQNLHAHFTTKNEPLDRLNDEKKNNNILAFLIKEKLIPKCYDIVPVYQCIEDKDDDSEINNKTTKKHFCNNYEMNIDQGSVSNELSKNGDEKINCEKIKTNIINKNNNFENNIKLKNEICYEKEESNSPILSNSSEKWKIFMYNKNMKNENKIIDNNKMERMHLALKLKRICNQIKYGDQHLLDLKLGYNSIKDNDIFFNKELLKESELIDWNDRENYIKKWSKIKKNIRKKYKNNSDKYIIQITAKDLNLPEQFYKYNNNEIYCLVKSWKQEMSSLKTTQKTLGFRICAFIYYIKYSSLLATDEINNLYNKVLNNYTDNAGNSGGNIGENCGGNIGENCGGKKIEINECYDKLNNVLKISRESGMRLNDEFVLYFLEIFLKNIANIILPKLIKLKIWLENQSLYTFCSTSILIIYDKNNPSFCDLRWIDFTYSFDIFNNLKNNRPINKKFNLDIIFGINNLIKICKNIIVNKNVPIPIASNNQKEKKCVYRDGSAC from the coding sequence ATGGGGAAAAGAGATGAACTAACTTCTGGCCAACTCCAGAAGGAGGGAACTACGTACTTAAGCAATTTGccgaattataaaaatgatgaaaatgatgaaaaaaattatgaaaaaaattatgaaaaaaatgatggaaaaatatataattatataaaaaaaaatgtaccTAGTAGTATGTTAAATtgtgtaaaaaataatcaagACAATCTTATTAACTTATATAGTGATATACATACAaacgataaaaataaaaatttaaatttcgaaacaacaaaatatgataatttgtttattgaTATGTCTAATGGTAATCATAATGACAATCATAGTAGCAATAGTAGTGAGGAGTTAGAATGTGGAAATAAACACGATATGCTTCATGATGATATTAAAGAAGAGAGTAGAGATGATAAATTATGTagttatgaaaaaaaaaatgaacaaaattcTGAAAGTGATTGGGATTCTTATTTAAATGATGGAAGTAATATAGTAACATCTAGTGATATAATTAGTAGTATTGAAAGTAATGTAGAAACATTAACTAATAGTTTAGGTGTATATATAGATGTACTTAATTATGATAATGAAGACAATAATATCACAGAAATACATACTAACtcaaaagaaataataaaaggaaaaatgTCTATGTCATATGATTCTGAAAATATGtatgtaaataataatataaaggaATATGAATCCATTtcaattattaataatattgaaaacggttttaatatatatcctaatgaagatgaaaataataataataatagtagtagtagtaataataataatagtagtagtaataataataataatagtagtagtaataataataataataataaaatattatataatcttGCCGGTTTTAAACTTACAGGGACGTCAATTATGTTAactgataaaaatgaaaaatatatttataagataattcctttttttaaaaatggagaatcaaaattttatatgaatacagttcgttcatataataaagtGTATGGAAATTTTCTAAATGAAAAAACACAATTTGctaatgatataaattatgctttttatattaatttattagaaAAAAGTAATGAAAGAATgggagaaaatatatttatggatATTCAAGATACTAATGAAATCCCAACTATTAATtctgaacaaaatataaatactataaatttttatggtgagtcaaaaaaaataaaaataaaaaatgataccACTAAATGTAGAAGTGATCGTATTGAGGAGGGCCATTCATGTTTGCGCAAACTGGGTGCCCCTTATCTTAATGGCGAACAATGCGAAAGATGTGAAAATTGCGAAAGATGTGAAAAATGTGAAAGATGTGAAAAATGTGAAAGATgtgaaaaatgtgaaaatttCGAGAGATGCGACCAAAATCTGCATGCCCATTTCACTACGAAAAATGAACCTCTCGACAGgttaaatgatgaaaaaaaaaataacaatatattggcatttttaattaaagaaaaattaataccCAAATGTTATGATATAGTTCCTGTTTACCAATGTATAGAAGATAAAGATGATGATtctgaaataaataataaaacgacaaaaaaacatttttgtaataattatgaaatgAATATAGATCAGGGTTCTGTTTCAAATGAGTTATCAAAAAATGgtgatgaaaaaattaattgtgaaaaaataaaaacgaatataataaataagaataacaattttgaaaataatataaaattaaaaaatgaaatatgttatgaaaaagaagaatCTAATTCACCAATTTTAAGTAACAGTTctgaaaaatggaaaatttttatgtataataaaaatatgaaaaatgaaaataaaataatagataataataaaatggaacGAATGCATCTTGcattaaaacttaaaagaATATgtaatcaaataaaatatggtgATCAACATTTATTAGATTTAAAATTAGGATATAACAGTATAAAAgataatgatatattttttaataaagaaCTATTAAAGGAAAGTGAATTAATAGATTGGAATGATagagaaaattatattaaaaaatggtcaaaaataaaaaaaaatataagaaaaaaatataaaaataatagtgataaatatataatacaaattaCAGCAAAAGATTTAAATTTACCTgaacaattttataaatataataataatgaaatatattgtttGGTAAAATCATGGAAGCAAGAAATGAGCTCCTTAAAAACAACACAAAAAACTTTGGGCTTTCGTATATgtgcatttatttattatattaaatattctaGCCTTTTAGCAACTGACGAAATTAACAATTTATACAATAAGGTTTTAAACAATTATACTGACAATGCTGGAAATAGTGGTGGAAATATTGGTGAAAATTGTGGTGGAAATATTGGTGAAAATTGTGGTGGAAAAAAAATCGAGATAAATGAGTGTTATGACAAACTaaataatgttttaaaaataagtaGAGAATCTGGAATGAGGTTAAATGATgaatttgttttatattttcttgaaatttttttaaaaaacattgctaatattatattaccaaaattaattaaattaaaaatatggcTAGAAAACCAAtctttatatacattttgttCAACAtccatattaattatttacgATAAAAATAACCCTTCATTTTGTGACCTTAGATGGATTGATTTTACATATtcttttgatatttttaataatttaaaaaataatagaccaataaataaaaaatttaacttAGACATTATTTTtggtataaataatttaataaaaatatgcaaaaatataattgttaataaaaatgttccAATTCCCATTGCTTCAAATAAtcagaaagaaaaaaaatgtgtgtaTAGGGATGGGTCTGCATGTTAA